Proteins from a genomic interval of Desulfovibrio piger:
- a CDS encoding phage major capsid protein, whose product MSFVTRATPLGDGRPLTLDESARSVEVVASTQAPVTVFDFEEWQPIREVLLMSGCQIPESGRVPLLDCHSREHAGDIVGSFDHIRVEDGPQGPQLVGRAVFSGTPDGEAPFRKVVEGHLTDVSVGYDVIAYQRIRAGEVAVIEGVTYEGPLRVTTQWRLLELSCVPVGADSFAKMRSAINNLQPARKGKKERVMSKESGQHERGKIAARLRALLGLREDPEEQPAPEDEPRQAVVTDGSGTTVEPEQLDDAELDQLVDDLGALLDEAEAEQEGREDPQQPEDAQREGGDDKNACRSAVLARLMASLTPGQRQRFGQQLERQRIRGIRELARSFQLSPDQEDKLVSSGMSLGRARKQVEDIVAQRQNFGPGYQVVSVGRTEKESFRAAVQDSLLLRCGTKLEKPAPGADELQGMTLREIAREMVIRSGQRAGGDIRTIVGRALTTTDMPQLLVETSRRTLMEAYEQAPETWRDWCETGTATDFKAGKALGLEGDVELKKIPEYGEYTDGRLAENAEEYRVETFGRKLVISRQAIINDDLGALTDMPRMYGEACAALVGDVAYAALIDVALKMGDGKPLFDSAHHNLFTGKGGAPTVENLGAVVTGMELQQDSFGRVVTIQPRFFIAPIALKTTCESFFNTQITGGPVVGTQAQPLVHNPYGGEFFRRIYDRRLDLDAATTWYLAAARSTVKVFFLGGVQAPYIESRDNFDTDGFETKVRMDVGAKALRWITLAKATA is encoded by the coding sequence ATGTCGTTTGTCACCCGTGCAACCCCTCTGGGCGATGGGCGCCCGCTGACGCTGGACGAATCAGCCCGATCCGTGGAGGTGGTGGCCTCCACCCAGGCACCCGTCACCGTATTTGACTTTGAGGAATGGCAGCCTATCCGCGAGGTCCTGCTCATGAGCGGCTGCCAGATACCCGAGTCCGGTCGGGTGCCCCTGCTGGACTGCCACAGCCGCGAGCATGCCGGGGACATCGTGGGCAGCTTTGACCACATCCGAGTGGAAGACGGACCGCAGGGCCCGCAGCTGGTGGGCCGGGCCGTCTTCTCGGGTACGCCTGACGGCGAGGCCCCGTTCCGCAAGGTGGTGGAGGGGCATCTCACCGATGTGTCCGTGGGCTACGACGTGATCGCGTATCAGCGCATCCGGGCGGGCGAGGTGGCCGTCATCGAAGGGGTCACCTACGAAGGCCCGCTGCGTGTGACCACGCAGTGGCGCCTCCTGGAGCTGTCCTGTGTGCCCGTCGGCGCGGACAGTTTTGCCAAGATGCGTTCTGCCATCAACAACCTGCAACCTGCCCGGAAGGGCAAAAAGGAGAGAGTCATGTCCAAGGAATCCGGGCAGCATGAGCGCGGCAAGATCGCGGCCAGACTGCGCGCCCTGCTGGGGCTGCGTGAAGATCCTGAAGAACAGCCTGCGCCTGAAGATGAGCCCCGCCAGGCCGTGGTCACGGATGGCTCCGGGACCACGGTGGAGCCTGAACAGCTCGACGATGCCGAGCTGGATCAGCTGGTAGACGACCTGGGCGCCCTGCTGGACGAAGCCGAGGCCGAACAGGAGGGCCGTGAAGATCCCCAGCAGCCGGAAGATGCCCAGCGCGAGGGCGGTGATGACAAAAACGCCTGCCGCAGCGCCGTGCTGGCCAGGCTCATGGCCAGCCTTACCCCGGGGCAGCGTCAGCGTTTTGGCCAGCAGCTGGAGCGCCAGCGCATCCGCGGTATCCGGGAACTGGCCCGGAGCTTCCAGCTCTCCCCGGATCAGGAAGACAAACTGGTTTCCTCGGGCATGAGCCTTGGCCGTGCCCGCAAACAGGTGGAGGACATCGTGGCACAGCGCCAGAATTTCGGGCCCGGCTACCAGGTCGTGAGCGTGGGCCGCACTGAAAAGGAATCTTTCCGTGCTGCCGTGCAGGACAGCCTGCTGCTGCGCTGCGGCACCAAGCTGGAAAAGCCCGCTCCCGGTGCTGATGAACTGCAGGGTATGACCCTGCGCGAGATCGCCCGCGAGATGGTGATCCGCTCCGGACAGCGTGCCGGTGGTGACATCCGCACCATCGTGGGCCGCGCCCTGACCACCACGGACATGCCTCAGCTGCTGGTGGAGACCAGCCGCCGCACGCTCATGGAGGCCTACGAGCAGGCCCCCGAGACCTGGCGCGACTGGTGCGAGACCGGCACGGCCACGGACTTCAAGGCGGGCAAGGCCCTGGGCCTGGAAGGCGACGTGGAGTTGAAGAAGATCCCCGAGTACGGCGAATACACCGACGGCCGTCTGGCTGAAAATGCCGAGGAATACCGCGTGGAGACCTTCGGCCGCAAGCTGGTGATCTCCCGTCAGGCCATCATCAACGACGATCTGGGCGCCCTTACCGACATGCCGCGCATGTACGGCGAAGCCTGCGCCGCTCTGGTGGGTGATGTGGCCTACGCAGCCCTGATCGATGTGGCCCTCAAGATGGGGGACGGCAAGCCCCTGTTCGACAGCGCCCACCACAACCTGTTCACCGGCAAGGGCGGCGCGCCCACGGTCGAGAATCTGGGCGCTGTGGTCACCGGCATGGAACTGCAGCAGGACAGCTTCGGCAGGGTGGTCACCATCCAGCCCCGCTTCTTCATCGCGCCCATCGCCCTCAAGACCACCTGCGAGTCGTTCTTCAATACGCAGATCACCGGCGGGCCGGTGGTGGGCACGCAGGCACAGCCGCTGGTCCATAATCCCTATGGCGGTGAATTTTTCCGGCGCATCTATGACCGTCGTCTGGATCTGGATGCGGCGACCACATGGTATCTGGCCGCGGCCAGATCCACGGTCAAGGTCTTCTTCCTGGGCGGCGTGCAGGCTCCCTACATCGAGAGCCGCGACAATTTCGACACCGATGGCTTCGAGACCAAGGTCCGCATGGACGTGGGCGCCAAGGCCCTGCGCTGGATCACTCTCGCCAAGGCCACGGCATAG
- a CDS encoding DUF2190 family protein: protein MQNSRSMGRCIHHTPGKAVLGGELVVLTGMVAVASTDIPANEEGACEVEGVFALPKKAGETPKQGDPLYLASDNTLTKTSGTQFVGTAWADAQANDATVLCRINFGYGVAAAAAAAAAAAEQGS, encoded by the coding sequence ATGCAAAACTCCCGTTCCATGGGCCGCTGTATCCACCATACTCCCGGCAAGGCCGTGCTGGGCGGTGAGCTGGTCGTGCTCACCGGCATGGTGGCCGTGGCCAGTACCGATATCCCGGCGAATGAAGAGGGGGCCTGCGAAGTGGAGGGCGTCTTTGCCCTGCCCAAAAAGGCCGGCGAGACCCCCAAACAGGGCGACCCCCTGTACCTGGCCAGTGACAACACGCTGACCAAGACGTCCGGGACGCAGTTCGTGGGCACGGCCTGGGCCGATGCCCAGGCCAATGACGCCACTGTGCTCTGCCGCATCAATTTTGGCTACGGCGTGGCCGCTGCGGCTGCCGCTGCTGCCGCCGCAGCCGAACAGGGCAGCTAA
- a CDS encoding glycoside hydrolase family 108 protein has protein sequence MDQSRLIDLAFDFCMRAEGNATYTDDPDDAGGPTKFGLALNYNRDVLPDKNGDGYINAADVRLLEREDARQVWERVYWRGNGCHLLPDALAFIYADMVFNPGPGAAPKLLQQALRGLGCSVAVDGIIGAETREAIGRCDPGELLVELTAQRLRYYGTRSKYPKYGLGWDRRSVWCLRTALGIWSGEIR, from the coding sequence ATGGATCAATCACGCCTGATAGACCTGGCCTTCGATTTCTGCATGCGAGCGGAAGGCAACGCCACCTACACCGATGACCCCGACGACGCGGGGGGGCCCACCAAATTTGGTCTGGCCCTCAACTACAACCGGGATGTCCTGCCGGACAAAAATGGGGATGGTTACATCAATGCCGCCGATGTGCGTCTCCTGGAACGCGAGGACGCCCGCCAGGTATGGGAGCGCGTCTACTGGCGCGGCAATGGCTGCCACCTGCTGCCCGATGCGCTGGCCTTCATCTATGCGGACATGGTCTTCAACCCAGGCCCGGGGGCGGCCCCGAAGCTGCTGCAGCAGGCGCTGCGAGGGCTGGGCTGTTCCGTGGCCGTGGACGGCATCATCGGCGCCGAGACCAGGGAGGCCATCGGTCGCTGTGATCCCGGCGAGCTGCTGGTGGAGCTGACTGCGCAACGCCTGCGCTACTACGGCACACGCTCCAAGTATCCCAAGTACGGGCTGGGCTGGGATCGCCGGTCCGTATGGTGCCTGCGTACAGCGCTGGGCATCTGGTCGGGAGAGATCCGGTGA
- a CDS encoding head-tail joining protein → MSDMTPFEESLHRDTTLVFQAPLGAGISVTLVTEDGSTHELRAMFATPGAEPLSGVASAPVVSVAPTLHMPLCDVQAALGRPFSTRDRVIVRGRAYRVLNPQDDGYGLLECRLLEAAHV, encoded by the coding sequence ATGAGCGATATGACTCCGTTTGAAGAATCTCTGCACCGCGACACGACTCTGGTCTTCCAGGCCCCTCTGGGCGCCGGGATCAGCGTGACCCTGGTGACCGAGGACGGCAGCACCCACGAGCTGCGGGCCATGTTCGCCACCCCGGGAGCAGAGCCGCTCTCCGGCGTTGCCAGTGCGCCGGTGGTCAGCGTGGCTCCCACCCTGCACATGCCCCTGTGCGATGTGCAGGCGGCGCTGGGGCGTCCCTTCTCCACCCGGGACCGCGTCATCGTGCGCGGCCGTGCCTACCGCGTCCTGAATCCGCAGGATGACGGCTACGGCCTGCTGGAATGCCGTCTGCTGGAGGCCGCCCATGTCTGA
- a CDS encoding DUF2635 domain-containing protein, whose translation MPHPTTMLVVPAVRDGRPLRIADPQSGQYLPATGAVVPRSAFWLRRLKDGDVQLKPAAKEV comes from the coding sequence ATGCCCCATCCCACCACCATGCTTGTCGTGCCCGCCGTGCGCGATGGCCGTCCCCTGCGCATCGCTGATCCGCAGTCCGGCCAGTATCTCCCGGCCACGGGTGCCGTGGTCCCCCGTTCCGCGTTCTGGCTGCGCCGTCTCAAGGACGGTGATGTGCAGCTCAAGCCCGCTGCCAAGGAGGTCTAA
- a CDS encoding phage tail sheath subtilisin-like domain-containing protein, producing MAIAFNVLPDTVRVPFAYAEFDGSGASDDPALMPYTVLMVGQMLDSGTAEAGTVQRPMSAAQAATLFGEGSQLAAMCAAYLNANSITKMLAIGVKDAEEGTAAKGALTINGTCVNAVPLCLYINGKLVRAAAPLAAEASAVAENLTNAINADKSLPVTATFSGGEVSLTARHKGECGNDIDLRISYYDEDKPGGLTFSFTQMTGGAGNPDPAPVIAAMANDQYHVIAWPWTDSASLAALRDELADRWGPLRQIDGQAIVVKRGSYGDVTTFAGERNDKHLTVFASEGSPTSPWEDAAATAGVIAYYGNSDPARGFNTLLVPGVLAPAPADRWTNFPEKNQALFEGVSTRYVAPDGTVRLQKCITTYRLNDLGAEDKAFLSLNSPLTLSYLRYDWNNYLRTKYPRHKLASDADAARYDASQPIMTPKLGRAEAIARFMDAWLPMGLVEGSEQFKAALLCERNAKNENRLDWLLRPDLVNQFEVAGTLIRHIV from the coding sequence ATGGCCATCGCCTTTAACGTCCTGCCCGATACCGTCCGCGTGCCTTTTGCGTATGCCGAATTCGACGGCTCCGGTGCGTCTGATGATCCGGCCCTCATGCCCTACACCGTGCTCATGGTAGGGCAGATGCTCGACAGCGGCACGGCCGAGGCCGGGACCGTACAACGTCCCATGAGCGCTGCCCAGGCCGCCACCCTCTTTGGTGAGGGCAGTCAGCTGGCCGCCATGTGCGCCGCCTACCTCAATGCCAACAGCATCACCAAGATGTTGGCCATCGGCGTCAAGGATGCCGAGGAAGGTACGGCCGCCAAGGGGGCCCTGACCATCAACGGCACCTGCGTCAACGCAGTACCGCTCTGCCTCTACATCAACGGCAAGCTGGTGCGTGCCGCAGCGCCCCTTGCCGCGGAAGCCTCTGCCGTGGCCGAGAATCTGACCAACGCCATCAATGCCGACAAGAGCCTGCCCGTGACGGCCACCTTTAGCGGTGGCGAGGTCAGCCTGACCGCCCGCCACAAGGGCGAGTGCGGCAACGATATCGACCTGCGCATCTCGTACTACGATGAGGACAAGCCCGGCGGCCTGACCTTCAGCTTCACGCAGATGACCGGCGGTGCCGGCAATCCTGATCCGGCTCCGGTCATCGCGGCCATGGCAAACGACCAGTACCACGTCATCGCCTGGCCGTGGACGGACAGCGCCAGCCTTGCCGCCCTGCGCGATGAGCTGGCGGACCGCTGGGGCCCCCTGCGCCAGATCGATGGACAGGCCATCGTGGTCAAGCGCGGCAGCTATGGCGACGTGACCACCTTCGCGGGCGAGCGCAACGACAAGCATCTGACCGTCTTCGCCTCCGAGGGCAGCCCCACCTCTCCCTGGGAGGACGCGGCCGCCACGGCGGGCGTCATCGCCTACTACGGCAACAGCGATCCGGCCCGGGGCTTCAACACCCTGCTGGTGCCGGGCGTCCTGGCTCCGGCTCCGGCCGACCGCTGGACCAACTTCCCCGAGAAAAACCAGGCTCTCTTCGAGGGCGTATCCACCCGCTATGTGGCTCCGGACGGCACGGTGCGCCTGCAAAAGTGCATCACCACCTACCGCCTCAACGACCTGGGCGCCGAGGACAAGGCTTTTCTCTCCCTCAACAGCCCGCTGACGCTCTCCTACCTGCGTTACGACTGGAACAACTATTTGAGGACAAAATATCCGCGCCACAAGCTGGCCTCTGATGCCGATGCCGCCCGCTATGACGCCAGCCAGCCCATCATGACGCCCAAGCTGGGCCGGGCCGAAGCCATCGCCCGCTTCATGGATGCGTGGCTGCCCATGGGGCTGGTGGAAGGCAGCGAGCAATTCAAGGCGGCGCTGCTCTGCGAGCGCAACGCCAAAAACGAGAACCGGCTGGACTGGCTGCTGCGGCCTGATCTGGTCAACCAGTTCGAGGTGGCCGGGACCCTGATCCGGCACATCGTCTAA
- a CDS encoding phage tail tube protein produces the protein MGNGTNNRRAGIIYVKVDGKQYDAKGAYTYNLGKPKRDAIIGADGVHGYKETPQVAFIEGAVTDSDELDLATLVTADNVTVTLELNNGKVVTLSNAWFASEGSGSTDEGEIAVRFESRREAVESN, from the coding sequence ATGGGAAACGGAACCAACAATCGGCGGGCAGGCATCATCTACGTCAAAGTGGACGGGAAGCAGTACGACGCCAAGGGCGCCTATACCTACAATCTGGGCAAGCCCAAACGTGACGCCATCATCGGTGCCGACGGGGTGCATGGCTACAAGGAAACGCCGCAGGTGGCCTTTATCGAGGGGGCCGTCACGGACAGCGATGAGCTGGATCTGGCGACCCTGGTGACGGCCGACAACGTCACCGTCACGCTGGAGCTCAACAATGGCAAGGTGGTCACCCTCTCCAATGCCTGGTTTGCCTCCGAAGGCAGCGGCAGCACGGATGAGGGCGAGATCGCCGTGCGTTTTGAATCGCGGCGCGAGGCCGTGGAAAGCAACTAG
- a CDS encoding phage tail assembly protein: protein MEPIVIKLAVPLTHGAETITELRITRRPTAGDLRGVKISELTFDDIITVASRLVALPPSVLNTMDLSDFTELSGVIGAFFGSGQPTGMTL, encoded by the coding sequence ATGGAACCCATCGTCATCAAACTGGCCGTGCCGCTGACCCACGGCGCCGAGACCATCACCGAGCTGCGCATCACCCGCCGCCCCACGGCGGGCGACCTGCGCGGCGTCAAGATCAGCGAGCTCACGTTCGACGACATCATCACCGTGGCCTCCCGCCTGGTGGCCCTGCCGCCCAGCGTGCTCAACACTATGGACCTGTCCGATTTCACCGAGCTCTCCGGCGTTATCGGCGCTTTTTTCGGGAGTGGCCAGCCGACTGGGATGACGCTCTGA
- a CDS encoding DNA circularization protein — MDLWKMQLRSASFRGVPFGVTADEGEGGRRTVTHEFPQRDAPYVEDLGGAPRRFTVQAFVLGRDYMSRRDALEAALQQPGPGTLVHPWYGEVQVCQTAPYKVRHSAQDGGMAVFQLFFCRDTEPNSPAASVNQGLRARLEAGTAGLLACDSFDSVLRLAGQAEWAVSQTYSLIVDAVSTVQAIMHGDVSTVADLLGAATGYDLMPLASVGQHLWSVLQDIGGQSGLSDAAVSGRWASVARTDFLQTVPDNVGSQRAVIQSNGQAVESLVRRLALVESARAATTAQPASRSEAQQLRYDFLDAMDEVSALEPVIPDMTQASSVSRTEIQLAASLASLRSGTLATLAEAARRAPEVVTITPACVLPSLALCYRQSGGVDLEADLVARNRLIHPGFVPVEPLEVLRG; from the coding sequence ATGGATCTGTGGAAAATGCAGCTTCGGTCCGCCAGCTTCCGGGGCGTGCCCTTCGGGGTCACGGCCGATGAAGGGGAAGGCGGCCGCCGCACGGTGACGCATGAGTTCCCCCAGCGCGATGCCCCCTATGTGGAGGATCTGGGCGGTGCGCCGCGCCGCTTCACGGTCCAGGCATTCGTGCTGGGCCGTGACTACATGAGCCGCCGCGATGCGCTGGAGGCGGCCCTGCAACAGCCGGGGCCGGGTACGCTGGTGCATCCCTGGTACGGCGAGGTGCAGGTCTGCCAGACAGCCCCCTACAAGGTCCGGCATAGCGCCCAGGATGGCGGTATGGCCGTCTTCCAGCTCTTTTTTTGCCGCGATACCGAGCCCAACAGCCCGGCCGCCAGCGTCAACCAGGGGCTCCGGGCCCGCCTGGAAGCGGGGACGGCGGGCCTGCTGGCCTGCGACAGCTTCGACAGCGTTCTGCGCCTGGCCGGGCAGGCTGAATGGGCGGTCAGCCAGACCTACAGCCTCATCGTGGATGCCGTGAGCACGGTGCAGGCCATCATGCACGGCGATGTCTCCACTGTGGCGGATCTGCTGGGCGCGGCCACGGGCTATGACCTCATGCCGCTGGCCAGCGTGGGGCAGCATCTCTGGAGCGTGCTGCAGGACATCGGCGGGCAGTCCGGACTCTCTGATGCGGCCGTGTCCGGACGCTGGGCCAGTGTGGCCCGCACTGACTTTTTGCAGACCGTTCCTGACAACGTGGGCTCCCAGCGTGCGGTGATCCAGAGCAACGGTCAGGCTGTGGAGAGCCTGGTGCGCCGTCTGGCCCTGGTGGAATCGGCCCGTGCCGCCACCACGGCCCAGCCCGCCAGCCGGAGCGAGGCACAACAGCTGCGCTACGATTTTCTTGATGCGATGGATGAAGTTTCGGCGCTGGAGCCGGTTATCCCGGACATGACGCAGGCCAGCAGCGTGAGCCGCACGGAGATCCAGCTGGCCGCCTCTCTGGCCAGCCTGCGTTCCGGTACTCTGGCCACACTGGCCGAGGCCGCCCGGCGAGCACCGGAGGTGGTGACCATCACCCCGGCCTGTGTGCTGCCTTCGCTGGCCCTCTGTTACCGCCAGAGCGGCGGCGTGGACCTGGAGGCGGATCTGGTGGCCCGTAACCGCCTCATCCATCCGGGCTTCGTGCCGGTAGAACCGCTGGAGGTGCTGCGTGGCTGA
- a CDS encoding phage baseplate assembly protein: MADDITLRIDGVDWTYWTSVQVTRQMDAIAGTFSLALADKWIGGAQALPIAAGMACQILIGGEQVIDGYIDQVRPSFSATAHGISVTGRDRSADLVDCAAIHSPGQWLNCTVLQLAQALASPFGVNVTAEGDVGAPIASFKLEEGETAFEALDRALRQRELMACPDGKGGIVLLKAGAGTASGSLRQGQNILSAEGQFDMADRFSDYIVKGQKPGTDKGWGKDACAVRGQYRDQAVQRYRPMLIRAEQSGDSSNAHQRAAWECSVRAARAVTVTATVQGFRQQGVGREQSGPLWQLNQMADVDLPYLRISQRLLVAGVEFRRDATSGSTTRLTLRDPAAFKPEPKKEEKGGSGSGGGDVKMEKEVDLQTRLAQDAAARQKAIK; encoded by the coding sequence GTGGCTGACGACATCACCCTGCGCATCGATGGCGTGGACTGGACCTACTGGACCTCCGTGCAGGTCACCCGCCAGATGGATGCCATCGCCGGGACATTCTCCCTCGCGCTGGCCGACAAATGGATCGGCGGCGCCCAGGCGCTGCCCATCGCCGCGGGCATGGCCTGCCAGATCCTCATCGGCGGCGAGCAGGTCATCGATGGCTACATCGACCAGGTCCGCCCCTCATTCTCCGCCACGGCGCACGGCATCAGCGTCACCGGACGCGACAGGAGCGCCGATCTGGTGGACTGCGCTGCCATCCACAGCCCCGGGCAGTGGCTCAACTGCACCGTGCTCCAGCTGGCCCAGGCTCTGGCCAGCCCCTTCGGGGTGAACGTCACGGCCGAGGGCGACGTGGGCGCGCCCATTGCCAGCTTCAAGCTCGAGGAAGGCGAGACCGCCTTCGAGGCCCTGGACCGCGCCCTGCGCCAGCGGGAGCTCATGGCCTGCCCGGACGGCAAGGGCGGCATCGTGCTGCTCAAGGCCGGAGCGGGCACAGCCAGCGGCAGCCTGCGGCAGGGACAGAACATCCTTTCGGCCGAGGGGCAGTTCGACATGGCCGACCGTTTTTCCGACTACATCGTCAAGGGCCAGAAGCCCGGCACGGACAAGGGCTGGGGCAAGGATGCCTGCGCCGTGCGCGGCCAGTACCGCGACCAGGCCGTGCAGCGTTACCGGCCCATGCTGATCCGGGCCGAGCAGTCCGGGGACAGCAGCAACGCGCACCAGCGGGCCGCATGGGAATGCAGCGTGCGGGCCGCCCGGGCCGTGACCGTCACGGCCACGGTGCAGGGTTTCCGGCAGCAGGGCGTGGGGCGGGAGCAGTCCGGCCCCCTCTGGCAGCTCAACCAGATGGCCGATGTGGATCTTCCCTATCTGCGCATCAGCCAGCGCCTGCTGGTGGCCGGGGTGGAGTTCCGGCGTGACGCCACGTCAGGCAGTACCACCCGCCTCACCCTGCGCGACCCGGCCGCTTTTAAGCCCGAGCCCAAAAAAGAGGAAAAGGGCGGCTCCGGCAGCGGTGGCGGCGATGTCAAAATGGAGAAGGAAGTGGACCTGCAGACCCGCCTGGCTCAAGACGCCGCGGCACGGCAAAAGGCCATCAAATGA
- a CDS encoding phage baseplate assembly protein V: MSDRQTIRLLERLSRRMRNIVARGVISLVRDAHKWQSTQLELLDGEVLDDAERAQQYGFSSVPHAGAEAVVLFVGADRSHPVVLAVDDRRYRVQALKDGEVVIYTDEGDRIHLKRERTIEVTTRHFVVKAEDDVRIETKNFSIQADQSVQVETASTRFATGALAFGGQGGGAVTAQLTGGIVASQDLQSNGGAVSLNRHVHSGVQAGSDTTASPVGG, translated from the coding sequence ATGAGCGACCGTCAAACTATCCGTCTTCTGGAGCGATTGTCCCGCCGCATGCGCAACATCGTGGCGCGTGGCGTCATCTCGCTGGTACGTGATGCCCACAAATGGCAGTCCACCCAGCTGGAGCTGCTGGACGGCGAGGTCCTGGACGATGCCGAGCGTGCCCAGCAGTACGGTTTTTCCTCCGTTCCCCATGCCGGAGCCGAGGCTGTCGTGCTGTTCGTGGGTGCGGATCGCTCGCATCCCGTGGTGCTGGCCGTGGATGACCGGCGCTACCGCGTGCAGGCCCTCAAGGACGGCGAGGTGGTGATCTACACGGACGAAGGCGACCGCATCCACCTCAAGCGCGAGCGCACCATCGAGGTGACCACCAGGCATTTTGTGGTCAAGGCCGAGGATGACGTGCGCATCGAGACCAAAAATTTCAGCATCCAGGCCGACCAGAGCGTGCAGGTAGAGACCGCCAGTACACGGTTTGCCACCGGGGCGCTGGCTTTTGGCGGCCAGGGCGGCGGCGCCGTCACGGCACAGCTCACCGGCGGCATCGTGGCCTCGCAGGATCTGCAAAGCAATGGCGGCGCCGTCTCCCTGAACCGGCATGTGCATTCGGGCGTACAGGCCGGGAGCGATACGACGGCCAGCCCCGTGGGAGGATAG
- a CDS encoding phage GP46 family protein — translation MDICLHFDQENGLFDALLSGPLADLQGDDGLMTAVIISLFTDARAHDDDPLPDERVGVSSDRRGWWGDCLPDAQGEQTLESIGSRLWLLWREKDLDSVVARARQYAEEALAWLTREGHVSSLSVSVERVQPGHLGISVAVQPTGSDAPGREWRFTYDYQQAQPVSVRLEA, via the coding sequence ATGGATATCTGTCTGCATTTTGACCAGGAGAACGGCCTGTTCGACGCTCTGCTCTCCGGGCCGCTGGCCGACCTGCAGGGCGACGATGGCCTGATGACGGCGGTGATCATCTCTCTGTTTACGGACGCACGGGCACATGACGACGATCCCCTGCCCGATGAGCGTGTGGGCGTGTCCAGCGACCGGCGAGGCTGGTGGGGAGACTGCCTGCCCGATGCCCAGGGCGAGCAGACGCTGGAGAGCATCGGCTCCCGGCTCTGGCTGCTCTGGCGGGAGAAAGATCTGGACAGCGTGGTGGCCCGTGCCCGGCAGTATGCTGAAGAGGCGCTGGCCTGGCTGACCAGGGAGGGGCATGTCAGCTCCCTGAGTGTCAGCGTGGAGCGTGTGCAGCCAGGGCACCTGGGTATCAGTGTGGCCGTGCAGCCCACCGGCAGCGATGCCCCGGGCCGCGAGTGGCGTTTCACCTACGATTATCAGCAAGCCCAGCCGGTAAGCGTCCGGCTGGAGGCATAG
- a CDS encoding baseplate J/gp47 family protein, protein MAWDRPTLTSLHERIARDFSGRLLDGATLLRRSVLAVLAKVWAGACHTLHSVLAWLYLQVFVDTAEGEYMERWAGVWNLSRLPAAAAAGDVVFTGQDGAVIPAGTLLQHQASGLQYALEDRAVIADGSALVRVIAVETGAAGNLDAGEQLQLLSPIAGVESVAVVQTGGLTGGADAESDDALRARVLERLRQPPRGGSMADYVRWAREVPGVTRAWCYPMHMGIGTVGVCFVCDAQEDPFPSEEMVQRVQEHIEPLRPATVKELAVFAPEPLDVTVRLRISPDTEALRDAVRAEIEDVFSREGAPDSVLYRSHISEAVSLTPGEQDHELLEPAEDVVVPAAYLPRLTQVVFEGEVESHA, encoded by the coding sequence ATGGCTTGGGACCGTCCGACCCTCACCAGTCTGCACGAGCGCATCGCCCGTGATTTTTCGGGCCGCCTGCTGGATGGCGCCACGCTGCTCCGCCGCTCCGTGCTGGCGGTGCTGGCAAAAGTCTGGGCCGGGGCCTGTCATACGCTGCACAGCGTGCTGGCCTGGCTCTACCTGCAGGTTTTTGTGGACACGGCCGAGGGCGAATACATGGAGCGCTGGGCCGGGGTCTGGAACCTCTCCCGTCTGCCTGCCGCCGCGGCCGCGGGCGACGTGGTCTTCACCGGACAGGACGGCGCCGTGATCCCGGCCGGGACCCTGCTGCAGCATCAGGCCAGCGGCCTGCAGTATGCCCTGGAGGACAGGGCTGTCATCGCCGACGGCAGCGCCCTGGTGCGCGTGATCGCCGTGGAGACCGGCGCCGCCGGTAACCTGGACGCCGGGGAACAGCTGCAGCTGCTCTCTCCCATCGCCGGTGTGGAGAGCGTGGCCGTGGTGCAGACAGGGGGATTGACGGGCGGCGCGGATGCCGAGAGCGACGATGCCCTGCGTGCCCGGGTCCTGGAACGCCTGCGCCAGCCGCCCCGCGGCGGCAGCATGGCTGACTATGTACGCTGGGCCAGGGAGGTGCCGGGCGTGACCAGGGCCTGGTGCTATCCCATGCATATGGGCATCGGCACCGTGGGCGTCTGCTTTGTCTGTGACGCCCAGGAGGACCCTTTTCCCTCGGAAGAGATGGTGCAGCGCGTGCAGGAGCACATCGAGCCGCTGCGCCCGGCCACGGTCAAAGAGCTGGCCGTGTTCGCTCCCGAGCCGCTGGATGTGACCGTGCGCCTGCGCATCTCTCCGGACACGGAGGCTCTGCGCGACGCTGTCCGGGCCGAGATCGAGGACGTCTTTTCCCGCGAGGGCGCTCCGGACAGCGTGCTCTACCGCTCGCATATCTCCGAGGCTGTGTCCCTGACCCCCGGCGAGCAGGATCATGAACTGCTGGAGCCTGCCGAGGACGTGGTGGTGCCTGCTGCCTACCTGCCGCGGCTCACGCAGGTGGTCTTTGAAGGCGAGGTGGAGAGCCATGCCTGA